One Pseudodesulfovibrio senegalensis DNA segment encodes these proteins:
- a CDS encoding FAD-binding oxidoreductase, translating into MTKDAIIKDFEAIVGSDNVMTSETDRHTYSYDAAVLDSVMPALVVRPTNSEELGKTVKLCNDNGLPLTVRGAGTNLSGGTIPHPGGVVVLTNGLNRILEINEQDMYAVVEPGVVTAKFAAEVASKGLFYPPDPGSQTVSTLGGNVAENAGGLRGLKYGVTKDYVMGVDFWDVDGNLIKSGSRTVKCVTGYNLAGLMVASEGTLGVFDKLILKLVPPVLAAKSMMAVFPSMKAASETVAAIIANKIVPATLEIMDNFTIRTVENFRKAGLPTDAAAMLLIEVDGHPAQVEDEAAKVEEICKQNSASEIKIANDAAERDAVWQARRDALPALANLKPTCVLEDATVPRSQIPAMIAALDEISNKYNLTIGTFGHAGDGNLHPTILTDKRDTKEWQRVEEAIEMIFDRALALGGTLSGEHGIGLAKSKFIESETSPGTLAYSRRMKSVLDPKGILNPHKIIG; encoded by the coding sequence ATGACTAAAGATGCCATCATCAAGGATTTTGAGGCAATTGTCGGTTCCGACAATGTCATGACCAGCGAAACCGATCGCCACACCTATTCATATGATGCGGCTGTGCTGGATTCCGTCATGCCCGCTCTGGTGGTCCGCCCCACCAATAGCGAAGAATTGGGCAAGACCGTCAAGCTCTGCAACGACAACGGCCTTCCCCTGACCGTTCGCGGCGCAGGCACCAACCTTTCCGGCGGAACCATTCCGCATCCGGGCGGCGTGGTCGTGCTGACCAACGGCCTGAACCGTATTCTGGAAATCAACGAGCAGGACATGTACGCCGTGGTCGAACCCGGTGTTGTCACTGCCAAGTTTGCGGCCGAAGTCGCTTCCAAGGGTCTTTTTTATCCCCCGGATCCGGGTAGCCAGACCGTTTCCACTCTCGGCGGCAACGTTGCCGAAAACGCCGGTGGCCTGCGCGGCCTCAAGTACGGCGTGACCAAGGACTACGTCATGGGCGTGGACTTCTGGGACGTGGACGGCAACCTGATCAAATCCGGCTCCCGCACGGTCAAGTGTGTGACCGGCTACAACCTCGCCGGCCTCATGGTCGCCTCCGAAGGCACGCTGGGCGTGTTCGACAAGCTGATCCTGAAGCTGGTTCCGCCCGTGCTGGCCGCCAAGTCCATGATGGCCGTGTTCCCCTCCATGAAGGCCGCATCCGAAACCGTTGCCGCCATCATCGCCAACAAGATCGTTCCGGCCACCCTGGAAATCATGGACAACTTCACCATCCGTACGGTGGAGAACTTCCGCAAGGCCGGACTGCCCACCGATGCAGCCGCAATGCTGCTCATTGAAGTGGACGGCCATCCCGCACAGGTCGAGGACGAGGCCGCCAAGGTCGAGGAAATCTGCAAGCAGAATTCCGCTTCCGAAATCAAGATCGCCAATGACGCCGCCGAACGTGACGCCGTGTGGCAGGCCCGCCGCGACGCGCTGCCCGCACTGGCCAACCTCAAGCCCACCTGCGTGCTTGAAGACGCCACCGTGCCCCGGTCCCAGATCCCGGCCATGATCGCCGCACTGGACGAAATCAGCAACAAGTACAACCTGACCATCGGTACCTTCGGTCATGCCGGTGACGGTAACCTGCATCCGACCATCCTTACCGACAAGCGCGATACCAAGGAGTGGCAGCGTGTCGAGGAAGCCATTGAAATGATCTTTGATCGTGCACTGGCTTTGGGTGGTACGCTTTCCGGCGAACACGGCATCGGCCTTGCCAAGTCCAAGTTCATCGAGTCTGAAACCAGCCCCGGTACCCTTGCCTATTCCCGCCGCATGAAGTCCGTGCTCGATCCCAAGGGCATCCTGAACCCCCACAAGATCATAGGCTAG
- a CDS encoding (Fe-S)-binding protein, producing the protein MADIHQLATMLKELDDQLVGCMRCGMCQAVCPLFAQTGKESDVTRGKLALLDGLASEMLKDPEGVNEKLNRCLLCGTCQANCPSGVKILDIFIKARAIMTGYFGLSPVKKAIFRGMLVNPKLFNHLLSFGSKFQGLFTKKADDMLGSSCARFQAPVIGDRHFKGLASKPLHKIVPELDTPAGKSGKKVAIFVGCVIDKIYPNVGEATLKVLEHHGVGVFMPAGQACCGIPTISSGDTSSFDKLVEENLALFEKGEFDYLITSCATCTSTIKELWPSMYQGSSANRMKLRDLAARTMDISEFLVDVLGVEPAKVGGNKTVTYHDPCHLKNSLGVTAQPRTIIKASSGCEYKEMAEAGTCCGSGGSFNIAHYDLSKKIGDRKAENIVNSGASVVATSCPACMMQITDMLSQKKAGVNVKHVMELYAEGLR; encoded by the coding sequence ATGGCTGATATTCATCAACTCGCGACTATGCTCAAGGAGCTGGACGACCAGTTGGTCGGCTGCATGCGTTGCGGCATGTGCCAGGCCGTCTGTCCGCTCTTTGCCCAGACCGGTAAGGAATCCGACGTCACCCGCGGCAAGCTGGCCCTTTTGGACGGGCTTGCCTCGGAGATGCTCAAGGACCCGGAAGGGGTCAACGAAAAACTCAACCGCTGCCTTTTGTGCGGCACCTGCCAGGCCAACTGTCCGAGCGGCGTGAAGATTCTGGACATCTTCATCAAGGCCCGCGCCATCATGACCGGCTACTTCGGTCTTTCTCCCGTGAAGAAGGCCATTTTCCGAGGCATGCTGGTGAACCCGAAGCTGTTCAACCACCTGTTGTCGTTCGGTTCCAAGTTCCAGGGACTGTTCACCAAGAAGGCGGACGACATGCTCGGTTCTTCCTGTGCCCGGTTCCAGGCTCCCGTCATCGGCGATCGCCACTTCAAGGGACTGGCCAGCAAGCCCCTGCACAAGATCGTTCCCGAGCTGGACACCCCGGCAGGCAAGAGCGGCAAGAAAGTGGCCATCTTCGTTGGTTGCGTCATCGACAAGATCTATCCCAACGTGGGCGAGGCCACCCTCAAGGTGCTGGAGCACCACGGCGTGGGCGTGTTCATGCCTGCAGGCCAGGCCTGCTGCGGCATCCCCACCATCTCCAGTGGTGACACCTCGTCCTTTGACAAGTTGGTCGAGGAAAACCTGGCCCTTTTTGAAAAGGGCGAGTTCGACTATCTGATCACGTCGTGTGCAACCTGTACGTCCACCATCAAGGAACTCTGGCCGAGCATGTATCAGGGCAGTTCCGCCAATCGCATGAAGCTTCGCGATCTGGCCGCCCGGACCATGGACATCAGTGAGTTCCTCGTGGACGTGCTGGGTGTCGAGCCCGCCAAGGTGGGCGGCAACAAGACCGTGACCTATCACGACCCTTGTCACCTCAAGAACTCCCTGGGCGTCACTGCACAGCCCAGAACGATAATCAAGGCAAGCTCCGGCTGCGAGTACAAGGAAATGGCGGAAGCGGGCACATGCTGCGGCAGTGGCGGCAGCTTCAACATCGCCCACTACGACCTGTCCAAGAAGATCGGTGACCGCAAGGCGGAAAACATCGTCAACTCGGGCGCTTCCGTCGTGGCCACCAGTTGTCCTGCCTGCATGATGCAGATCACGGACATGCTCTCGCAGAAAAAGGCCGGAGTTAATGTGAAACATGTCATGGAGCTATACGCCGAAGGCCTCCGCTAG
- the pta gene encoding phosphate acetyltransferase: MSTNLYITATEERSGKSAIVLGVMQLLLREVRKAAFFRPIINDPGDGHRDHDINLILSEYQLDIPYEDTYAYTLKEARELINSGQHALLLENILKKYKQLEAKYNFVLCEGTDFQGKDSAFEFDLNADIAANLGAPVMVVASGRKKASDEIVSLTQLTVDALEEKGLDVVAAVINRVSHEQDTQDIVSRIQSKAQCAELLVYAIAEDESLGNPSMGDVCRWLDGQILYGHGRMDTLVDNYIIAAMQIGNFLEYIDEGSLIITPGDRSDITLASLASRLSSSYPNIAGVVLTGGIEPSPTVHRLIEGWTGVPVPIVSVQGHTYQATQKLNELYGRIQPDDQKKIASALGLFESSVNVRELRERVVERKSTKITPKMFEYSLVEKAASDRQRIVLPEGTGERVLRATDILLRRAVADITLLGPVDEILNKANGLGLDLSAAQIIDPVQSEMFGDYKQTYMELRKKKGVTEDIAHDRMADPTYFGTMMVFKGAADGMVSGSVNTTAHTIRPAFEFIKTKPGASIVSSVFLMCLKDRVLVFGDCAVNPNPGAPQLAEIAISSAHTARIFGVEPRVAMLSYSTGSSGAGADVEKIIEATDLARKRAQECCPDLPIEGPLQYDAAIDPAVAATKLPGSDVAGRATVFVFPDLNAGNNTYKAVQRAAQAVAIGPVLQGLNKPVNDLSRGCTVPDIVNTVAITAIQAQAEKE; this comes from the coding sequence ATGTCCACCAATTTGTACATTACGGCGACAGAAGAGAGAAGCGGCAAGTCCGCTATAGTTCTCGGTGTCATGCAGTTGCTTTTGCGCGAAGTGCGCAAGGCGGCGTTCTTCCGCCCGATCATCAATGATCCGGGCGACGGCCACCGGGACCACGACATCAATCTGATACTCAGCGAATATCAGCTCGATATTCCCTACGAGGACACTTACGCCTACACGCTGAAAGAGGCGCGCGAACTGATCAATTCCGGCCAGCACGCGCTTCTTTTGGAGAATATTCTCAAGAAGTACAAGCAGCTGGAAGCAAAGTACAATTTCGTGCTCTGCGAAGGCACCGATTTCCAGGGCAAGGACTCGGCATTCGAGTTCGACCTCAACGCCGATATCGCCGCCAACCTCGGCGCGCCGGTGATGGTGGTTGCCTCGGGCCGCAAGAAGGCCTCAGACGAAATCGTGAGCCTGACCCAGCTGACTGTTGATGCTCTTGAAGAGAAGGGCCTTGATGTCGTCGCCGCAGTCATCAACCGCGTGAGCCACGAACAGGACACGCAGGACATTGTCTCCAGAATACAGAGCAAGGCGCAATGCGCCGAGTTGCTCGTCTATGCCATCGCCGAAGACGAAAGCCTCGGCAATCCGAGCATGGGCGACGTGTGCCGCTGGCTTGACGGCCAGATCCTCTACGGCCACGGCCGCATGGACACTCTTGTGGACAACTACATCATTGCAGCCATGCAGATCGGCAACTTCCTCGAATACATCGATGAAGGCAGTCTGATCATCACTCCCGGGGACCGCTCGGACATCACCCTTGCATCCCTTGCGTCCCGCCTGTCCAGCTCATACCCCAATATTGCCGGGGTGGTGCTGACCGGGGGCATTGAACCGTCACCTACCGTACACAGACTGATCGAGGGCTGGACCGGCGTCCCGGTGCCCATTGTCTCCGTTCAGGGGCATACGTATCAGGCCACCCAGAAGCTCAACGAGCTTTACGGCCGGATCCAGCCCGACGATCAGAAGAAGATTGCCTCCGCGTTGGGGCTTTTTGAATCCAGCGTGAACGTTCGCGAACTGCGCGAACGCGTGGTGGAGCGCAAGTCCACCAAGATCACGCCCAAGATGTTCGAGTACAGCCTTGTTGAAAAGGCCGCCTCGGACCGTCAGCGCATCGTGCTGCCCGAAGGTACGGGCGAGCGCGTCCTGCGTGCCACGGACATTTTGTTGCGCCGTGCCGTCGCGGACATAACCCTGCTCGGACCGGTGGACGAGATCCTGAACAAGGCCAATGGATTGGGACTTGACCTTTCCGCTGCCCAGATCATTGATCCGGTCCAGTCCGAGATGTTCGGGGACTACAAGCAGACCTACATGGAGCTGCGCAAGAAAAAGGGCGTGACCGAAGACATCGCCCATGACCGCATGGCCGACCCGACCTATTTCGGGACCATGATGGTCTTCAAGGGAGCGGCTGACGGCATGGTTTCCGGTTCGGTCAATACCACTGCCCACACAATTCGCCCGGCGTTCGAGTTCATCAAGACCAAGCCCGGCGCAAGCATTGTTTCCTCGGTTTTCCTGATGTGCCTCAAGGACAGGGTGCTGGTATTCGGTGACTGCGCCGTGAACCCCAACCCTGGCGCTCCCCAGCTTGCTGAAATCGCCATTTCCTCGGCCCATACTGCACGCATTTTCGGCGTTGAACCTCGTGTGGCCATGCTCAGCTATTCCACGGGTTCCTCCGGGGCGGGCGCGGACGTTGAAAAGATCATCGAAGCCACCGACCTGGCCCGCAAGCGCGCCCAGGAGTGCTGCCCGGACCTGCCCATCGAAGGCCCGCTGCAGTACGACGCGGCCATTGACCCGGCCGTGGCCGCCACCAAGCTGCCCGGCAGTGACGTGGCCGGACGCGCCACCGTGTTCGTTTTCCCGGATCTGAATGCCGGGAACAACACCTACAAGGCTGTTCAGCGTGCCGCACAGGCCGTGGCCATCGGCCCTGTGCTTCAGGGCCTGAACAAGCCCGTCAACGACTTGTCCCGCGGTTGCACCGTGCCCGATATCGTCAACACCGTGGCCATTACCGCCATTCAGGCCCAGGCCGAGAAGGAATAG
- a CDS encoding acetate/propionate family kinase encodes MKILVLNSGSSSIKYQLIDMEDESVLCSGLVERIGLEGGVVVYKKAPDTDAETKTSIDMEVPSHNEGLLKVIELITTGETAVIKDKSEIGALGHRVVHGGEYFSEPTVVDDEVIKGIEACIPLAPLHNAAHLAGIRVGADLFPGVPQVVVFDTAFHQTLPEHAYMYALPYELYTENKIRRYGAHGTSHKFVAGEMARILEKPLEDCNIITVHLGNGSSMSAVKNGKCVDTSMGLTPLAGLVMGTRCGDIDPAVVAYLARNKGMSVDEIDTLLNKKSGLEGMCGMSDMRDIHAAADKGDKRAAMAVAVQTYRNKKYIGSYMAALGRVDAIVFTAGIGENDDIVRLESLRGMENLGIVVDEAANAERSSEPKKISADNSVVDVWVIPTNEELAIARETRDVLAS; translated from the coding sequence ATGAAGATTCTTGTACTCAATTCAGGCAGTTCCTCCATCAAGTACCAGCTCATCGACATGGAGGACGAGTCTGTCCTTTGCAGCGGACTGGTGGAGCGCATTGGCCTTGAAGGCGGTGTCGTCGTCTACAAGAAGGCACCCGATACCGACGCCGAGACCAAGACCTCCATCGACATGGAGGTTCCCTCCCATAACGAGGGGCTGCTCAAGGTCATCGAACTGATCACCACTGGCGAAACCGCCGTGATCAAGGACAAATCGGAAATCGGCGCTCTGGGACACCGCGTCGTCCATGGCGGTGAGTACTTCAGCGAACCCACCGTGGTCGATGACGAGGTGATCAAGGGCATCGAAGCCTGCATCCCGCTGGCTCCGCTGCACAACGCGGCCCACCTTGCCGGAATCCGGGTCGGAGCCGACCTGTTCCCCGGCGTTCCCCAGGTGGTCGTGTTCGATACCGCCTTTCATCAGACCCTGCCCGAGCATGCATACATGTATGCATTGCCGTATGAACTCTATACGGAAAACAAGATTCGCCGTTACGGAGCTCATGGCACGTCCCATAAGTTCGTTGCGGGCGAAATGGCCAGGATTTTGGAAAAGCCGCTTGAAGACTGCAACATCATCACCGTGCACCTTGGCAACGGCAGTTCCATGTCGGCCGTGAAGAACGGCAAGTGCGTGGACACGTCCATGGGCCTGACCCCCCTGGCGGGTCTGGTCATGGGGACCCGCTGCGGCGATATCGACCCGGCCGTGGTGGCCTACCTGGCTCGCAACAAGGGCATGAGCGTGGATGAGATCGACACACTGCTCAACAAGAAGTCCGGCCTTGAAGGCATGTGCGGCATGTCCGACATGCGCGACATTCATGCCGCCGCGGACAAGGGTGACAAGCGCGCTGCCATGGCTGTGGCCGTGCAGACCTATCGCAACAAGAAGTACATCGGTTCCTACATGGCCGCCCTCGGTCGTGTGGATGCCATCGTCTTTACCGCAGGCATCGGCGAAAACGACGACATCGTCCGTTTGGAGAGCCTGCGCGGAATGGAAAATCTCGGTATCGTTGTGGACGAAGCCGCAAACGCGGAACGTTCCAGTGAGCCGAAAAAAATAAGTGCCGACAACAGTGTTGTCGACGTGTGGGTTATTCCCACCAACGAGGAACTGGCCATCGCACGGGAAACGCGGGACGTTCTCGCTTCCTAG
- a CDS encoding LutC/YkgG family protein → MTNQECVALFTEKATAVSAVVTEIKKPVDALNYVVELCDKKEACQLMPVGCEQALSDEAEAVCETKQGKIVAAPGLDSKTFKMLKTRCEKAGLELIDSGMRDHLAGIDIGFTEVQHGIAETGTLVLASKKEEVRLATMVSEIHVALLPKSKIVETSYDVEKHLLDAMKDTPDYHAFITGASRTADIERVLALGVHGPLELHILLLED, encoded by the coding sequence ATGACAAATCAAGAATGTGTTGCTTTGTTTACGGAGAAGGCGACAGCGGTTTCGGCCGTGGTCACCGAGATCAAGAAGCCGGTCGACGCATTGAATTACGTGGTCGAGCTTTGCGACAAGAAGGAAGCCTGCCAGTTGATGCCCGTCGGGTGTGAGCAGGCCCTCTCCGATGAGGCCGAGGCTGTCTGCGAGACCAAGCAGGGCAAGATCGTTGCCGCGCCGGGTCTTGATTCGAAAACCTTCAAGATGCTCAAGACCCGTTGTGAAAAGGCCGGTCTGGAGCTCATTGATTCCGGCATGCGCGATCATCTGGCCGGAATCGACATCGGCTTCACCGAGGTCCAGCATGGCATTGCCGAAACCGGCACGCTGGTTCTGGCCTCCAAAAAGGAAGAAGTGCGTTTGGCCACCATGGTCAGCGAGATTCATGTGGCGCTGCTGCCCAAGTCCAAGATCGTGGAAACTTCCTATGACGTTGAAAAGCATCTTCTCGACGCCATGAAGGACACTCCCGACTACCACGCCTTCATCACAGGCGCGAGCCGGACCGCCGACATCGAGCGCGTTCTTGCTCTCGGTGTCCACGGCCCCCTGGAACTTCACATCCTGCTCTTGGAGGACTAG
- the ldhH gene encoding L-lactate dehydrogenase (quinone) large subunit LdhH gives MQKADNLKEYREELHESLDNDFLRTSLDNFAVAYRAGRANAFKGMDVKGLIRKVADSKDYAAQHLDELYEQFKENAEAAGVKVHFAKDADEANSIISRIALDSNCKKIVKSKSMTAEETLLNHALEDHGLEVTETDLGEWIIQLRHEGPSHMVMPAIHLSRYQVKDLFSKVTGKDQDSDIEKLVKVARRELRRKYAEADMGISGANFAVAETGGIGLVTNEGNARLVTTLPRVHVALMGMDKLVPTLHDALRTIKVLPRNATGQAITSYVTWITGANECAPGPDGKKEIHFVVLDNGRRELAKDPLFSQVLRCVRCGACANVCPVYRLVGGHKMGHIYIGAIGLILTYFFHGKEKAKNLVQNCINCEACKDICAGGIDLPRLIKEIHARIQDEDGHPLPSLLLGKLLRNRRLFHTLLRTAKYAQKPMEEGEGYLRHLPMMFSNQNFRALPTIAEKPFRDMWKDIRPEVKNPQYRVGLFSGCVQDFVYPEQMKACVKILGDNQVEMEFPDKQSCCGLPVQMMGEKKAARDVAIQNLRAFQKGNYDYVVTLCASCASHLKHSYPKLVAGDPQLESLAMEFSRKVIDYSSFVHDVLRVSDDAFRKSNESATYHAPCHLCRGLDVHDAPRDLIKTAGLEYRECDEEEVCCGFGGTFSMKFPELSSELLRKKLDNVEATGADILLTDCPGCIMQLRGGLRRRGSKVQVKHVAEVMAENKK, from the coding sequence ATGCAGAAAGCCGACAATCTCAAGGAATATCGTGAAGAGCTGCATGAGTCTCTGGATAACGACTTTCTGCGGACTTCACTCGATAATTTTGCCGTGGCCTACAGGGCCGGACGCGCCAATGCCTTCAAGGGCATGGACGTCAAGGGCCTGATTCGCAAGGTTGCGGATTCCAAGGACTACGCTGCCCAGCATCTCGATGAACTGTATGAACAGTTCAAGGAAAATGCCGAGGCCGCCGGCGTCAAGGTTCATTTCGCCAAGGACGCAGACGAAGCCAACAGTATCATCAGCCGCATCGCCCTGGATTCCAACTGCAAGAAAATCGTCAAATCCAAGTCCATGACCGCAGAGGAAACCCTGCTCAACCACGCGTTGGAAGACCATGGCCTCGAGGTCACGGAAACCGACCTTGGAGAATGGATCATCCAGCTTCGCCACGAAGGGCCGAGCCACATGGTCATGCCCGCCATTCACCTTTCCCGGTATCAGGTCAAGGACCTCTTTTCCAAGGTCACGGGCAAGGATCAGGATTCGGACATTGAAAAGCTGGTCAAGGTTGCTCGCCGCGAGCTTCGCCGCAAGTATGCCGAGGCCGACATGGGCATTTCCGGCGCCAACTTCGCTGTTGCCGAAACCGGTGGCATCGGGCTGGTGACCAACGAGGGCAACGCCCGTCTTGTGACCACGCTGCCCCGCGTGCACGTTGCGCTCATGGGTATGGACAAGCTGGTTCCGACCCTGCACGACGCCCTGCGTACCATCAAGGTGCTGCCGCGCAACGCCACCGGACAGGCCATCACTTCCTACGTGACCTGGATCACCGGTGCCAACGAATGCGCGCCCGGTCCGGACGGCAAAAAGGAAATTCATTTTGTTGTTCTGGACAACGGACGCCGCGAACTGGCCAAGGACCCGCTGTTCTCGCAGGTCCTGCGCTGTGTCCGCTGCGGAGCATGCGCCAACGTCTGCCCGGTGTACCGCCTTGTGGGCGGCCACAAGATGGGGCACATCTACATCGGCGCCATCGGTCTGATTCTGACCTATTTCTTCCATGGCAAGGAAAAGGCCAAGAACCTGGTCCAGAACTGCATCAACTGTGAAGCCTGCAAGGATATCTGCGCGGGCGGCATTGATCTGCCGCGGCTCATCAAGGAAATTCACGCACGCATTCAGGACGAGGACGGCCACCCGCTGCCCAGCCTGCTGCTCGGCAAACTGCTGCGCAACCGCCGTCTGTTCCACACGCTGTTGCGTACTGCCAAGTATGCCCAGAAGCCCATGGAAGAGGGCGAAGGCTACCTGCGCCATCTGCCCATGATGTTCAGCAACCAGAACTTCCGCGCACTGCCCACCATTGCGGAGAAACCGTTCCGCGACATGTGGAAGGACATCCGTCCCGAGGTCAAGAACCCGCAGTACCGGGTGGGCCTGTTCTCCGGTTGTGTTCAGGACTTTGTCTACCCCGAGCAGATGAAGGCCTGTGTCAAGATTCTTGGCGACAATCAGGTCGAGATGGAATTCCCGGACAAGCAGTCCTGTTGCGGCCTGCCCGTACAGATGATGGGCGAGAAAAAGGCTGCCCGGGATGTGGCCATCCAGAACCTGCGCGCCTTCCAGAAAGGCAATTACGACTATGTCGTGACCCTGTGCGCCTCCTGCGCATCGCACCTGAAGCACAGCTATCCCAAGCTGGTGGCCGGCGATCCGCAACTGGAGTCCCTGGCCATGGAATTCAGCCGCAAGGTCATCGACTACAGTTCGTTCGTCCACGACGTGCTCAGGGTCTCCGACGACGCGTTCCGCAAGAGCAACGAGTCCGCCACGTACCATGCTCCGTGCCACCTGTGCCGGGGACTGGACGTGCACGACGCGCCGCGGGATCTGATCAAGACCGCAGGTCTGGAGTATCGCGAGTGCGACGAAGAGGAAGTCTGCTGTGGATTTGGCGGAACCTTCTCCATGAAGTTCCCCGAACTTTCCAGCGAATTGCTCAGGAAGAAGCTCGACAACGTTGAAGCGACCGGTGCCGACATCCTGCTGACCGACTGCCCCGGCTGCATCATGCAGCTGCGAGGTGGACTGCGTCGTCGCGGTTCCAAGGTTCAGGTCAAGCACGTTGCCGAGGTCATGGCGGAAAACAAGAAATAA
- a CDS encoding methyl-accepting chemotaxis protein, which produces MKNEVSESALATPVVALAVYLGVFGLCAAAVYVLHVMQMGWMLMSVAIGAVAVLGAVLLYVFLVRRVSRPAAAVQGYLHDVAEGRYSVALDQAFPGEFLGLGHAARELVGCYKDRLGYAQGILDGLPVPTCVVDTDQRITFLNKECMDMMDSDRNPEDYYGKKISQIFYKDDRDALIGDCMRKDYKAHHRPAVFRTDKARDISVLANLSPLADLEGKIIGGFCMYLDVTELKDREQQISDQNRQISQAAEEAGDISARLAAAAEQLSRSVVSARSGAATQRDRTTETATAMEEMNATVAEVAQHAVAAAESAEQAKDEATEGSAVVAEVISAIDEVDNRAGELRVSMESLGGKAEEIGKVLVVIEDIADQTNLLALNAAIEAARAGEAGRGFAVVADEVRKLAEKTMQATSEVGVAVGSIQDGASQNVQATEVAVESVQKSTALAKRSGEALERIVAESDATADRVRSIAAAAEQQSAASEEINQATLEVSRISEQTDGEMEAASAAVEELSLLAENLVGLISSMGGGSQSDAEQQ; this is translated from the coding sequence ATGAAGAATGAAGTTTCCGAATCGGCATTAGCCACTCCCGTGGTGGCGCTTGCCGTCTATCTGGGCGTGTTCGGCCTATGTGCAGCGGCAGTGTATGTGTTGCATGTGATGCAGATGGGCTGGATGCTCATGAGCGTTGCCATCGGCGCCGTCGCAGTTTTGGGTGCAGTGCTGCTGTATGTGTTTTTGGTCCGGCGGGTAAGCAGGCCTGCTGCTGCGGTGCAGGGATATCTGCACGACGTGGCCGAAGGCCGCTACTCGGTAGCGCTGGACCAGGCGTTTCCCGGCGAGTTCCTGGGCCTTGGCCACGCCGCCCGCGAACTGGTCGGTTGTTACAAGGATCGTCTCGGCTATGCCCAGGGCATTCTGGACGGATTGCCGGTTCCCACCTGTGTGGTGGATACGGACCAACGCATCACGTTCCTGAACAAGGAGTGCATGGACATGATGGATTCGGACCGCAATCCCGAAGATTATTACGGGAAAAAGATTTCGCAGATTTTTTACAAGGATGACCGTGACGCTCTGATCGGCGACTGCATGCGCAAGGACTACAAGGCGCATCACCGCCCGGCCGTGTTCCGCACGGACAAGGCGCGCGACATATCGGTTTTGGCCAATCTTTCCCCGTTGGCGGATTTGGAAGGGAAGATCATCGGCGGGTTCTGCATGTATCTGGACGTGACCGAACTCAAGGATCGCGAACAGCAGATATCCGATCAGAACCGGCAGATATCCCAAGCTGCTGAGGAAGCCGGAGACATTTCTGCCCGCCTTGCCGCGGCGGCCGAGCAATTGAGCCGCTCCGTGGTTTCGGCCCGGTCCGGCGCCGCCACCCAGCGGGACAGGACCACGGAAACAGCCACGGCAATGGAAGAGATGAACGCCACAGTGGCCGAGGTGGCCCAGCATGCCGTGGCCGCGGCCGAGAGCGCGGAACAGGCCAAGGATGAAGCCACTGAAGGTTCGGCCGTTGTCGCCGAGGTGATTTCCGCCATCGATGAAGTGGATAACCGCGCAGGCGAATTGCGTGTGTCCATGGAGTCGCTTGGCGGCAAGGCCGAGGAAATTGGCAAGGTGCTGGTCGTGATCGAAGACATTGCCGACCAGACCAACCTGCTGGCGCTCAACGCTGCCATTGAGGCGGCCCGGGCCGGTGAGGCCGGACGCGGATTTGCCGTAGTTGCGGACGAGGTCCGCAAGCTTGCGGAGAAAACCATGCAGGCCACTTCCGAGGTCGGGGTTGCCGTTGGCAGTATTCAGGACGGAGCCAGCCAAAACGTGCAGGCCACGGAAGTGGCGGTGGAATCCGTGCAAAAAAGTACGGCGCTGGCCAAACGGTCCGGCGAGGCTCTGGAGCGGATCGTGGCGGAATCCGACGCAACTGCGGATCGAGTGCGCAGCATTGCCGCAGCGGCGGAGCAGCAATCCGCGGCCAGCGAGGAGATCAATCAGGCCACGCTGGAAGTGAGCCGGATTTCGGAACAGACCGATGGGGAAATGGAAGCTGCGTCCGCAGCCGTGGAAGAGCTTTCATTGTTGGCCGAAAATCTGGTTGGGCTGATTTCCTCCATGGGCGGCGGATCTCAAAGCGACGCCGAGCAGCAATAG
- a CDS encoding Dabb family protein has translation MIKHIVMWKLKDNAEGAEASANAVKMKEMLEGLRGRIPGLVNIEVGIEMVESVPECDVVLYSEIETREALEAYQIHPEHQACVAFIKNVVSERRVVDYEI, from the coding sequence ATGATCAAGCATATTGTAATGTGGAAACTCAAGGACAACGCCGAAGGCGCGGAAGCCTCTGCCAACGCTGTAAAAATGAAGGAAATGCTTGAAGGACTTCGTGGCCGGATTCCCGGTCTCGTGAATATCGAAGTCGGAATCGAAATGGTGGAGAGCGTGCCCGAGTGTGATGTTGTGCTGTACTCGGAAATCGAAACCCGGGAGGCCCTTGAGGCGTATCAGATTCACCCCGAGCATCAGGCTTGCGTGGCGTTCATCAAGAACGTGGTCAGCGAGCGCAGGGTGGTGGATTACGAAATATAG